One stretch of Thalassophryne amazonica chromosome 17, fThaAma1.1, whole genome shotgun sequence DNA includes these proteins:
- the gpn3 gene encoding GPN-loop GTPase 3, translated as MPRYAQLVMGPAGSGKSTYCSTMVQHSETLNRSVQVVNLDPAAEYFDYPVMADIRELIQVDDVMEDDSLRFGPNGGLVFCMEYFANNFDWLEASLGHVEDDYILFDCPGQIELYTHLPVMRQLVEQLQQWEFRVCGVFLVDSQFMVESFKFISGVMAALSAMVSLEIPQVNIMSKMDLLSPKAKKEIEKYLDPDMYTMMEDDQYSDKIRSTKFKKLTKAICGLIEDYSMVRFLPFDRTDEEGINIVLQHIDFAIQYGEDLEVKEPKEVDEEASNSNYDEYFQDKTYS; from the exons ATGCCTCGTTATGCGCAGTTGGTGATGGGCCCAGCGGGCAGCGGAAAA AGTACCTACTGCTCCACTATGGTCCAACATTCAGAAACCTTAAATCGCTCAGTTCAGGTGGTGAATCTGGACCCAGCAGCCGAGTACTTTGACTATCCGGTCATGGCAG ACATTCGTGAGCTGATACAGGTGGATGATGTAATGGAGGATGACTCTCTCAGGTTTGGACCTAATGGGGGCCTGGTCTTCTGCATGGAGTACTTTGCTAACAACTTTGACTGGCTGGAGGCAAGCCTGGGTCATGTGGAGGATGATTACATATTGTTTGATTGCCCAG GTCAGATTGAACTTTACACACACCTCCCTGTGATGAGGCAGCTGGTGGAACAGCTGCAGCAGTGGGAATTCCGGGTGTGTGGGGTCTTCCTGGTAGATTCACAGTTCATGGTGGAGTCTTTTAAG TTCATCTCAGGGGTCATGGCTGCTCTAAGTGCTATGGTCTCATTAGAGATCCCTCAGGTAAACATCATGTCAAAAATGGACCTGCTCAGCCCCAAAGCCAAGAAAGAAATTGAAAA ATATCTGGACCCAGACATGTACACAATGATGGAAGATGACCAGTATTCTGATAAAATCAGAAGCACAAAGTTTAAGAAGCTAACCAAAGCCATCTGTGGTCTT ATTGAGGACTACAGTATGGTCAGATTCCTGCCTTTTGATCGCACTGATGAAGAAGGTATTAACATAGTACTGCAACATATTGATTTCGCCATCCAGTACGGAGAAGACCTGGAGGTCAAAGAGCCAAAG GAGGTTGATGAAGAGGCCTCAAACTCAAACTACGATGAGTATTTTCAAGACAAAACATACAGCTGA